From the genome of Ignavibacteriales bacterium, one region includes:
- the gyrA gene encoding DNA gyrase subunit A has translation MTTIFEKVVPVTLEEEMKSSYIDYAMSVIVARALPDVRDGLKPVHRRVLFGMHELGVPHNKPYKKSARIVGEVLGKYHPHGDTAVYDSMVRMVQDFSLRYPLVDGQGNFGSVDGDSPAAMRYTEARLARIADEMLRDLDKNTVSFVPNFDESLQEPTVLPSYLPNLLINGASGIAVGMATNIPPHNLGEIIDGLVAIIDKPKTTAEELIKIVKAPDFPTGGIIYGYEGVKEAFLTGRGRIVIRAKANIETLKNDRENIIITEIPYQVNKASLIEKIADLVREGKVEGISNIRDESDRDGMRIVIELKRDGQPAVTLNQLFKHTQMQVTFGVIMLALVNGQPRVLTLQQMMQYFLDHRMDVLIKRTKFDLDAAERRAHILEGYIIALDNIDAVIQTIKKSRDAETAKTSLMKKFKLSEIQAKAILDMRLQRLTGLERQKIEDEYKEVLKFIEKLKGILTNEKRRWSIIREELLALREKYADERRTKIEMQLQEFKLEDIIAEEDVVVTISHAGFIKRFPVSGYRRQGRGGKGVTGAGTREEDFIEHMFVASTHHYIMFFTDKGKCYWLKVHEIPEGGRATKGRSILNLIEKDKEENITAFVSVKEFTDDKYIVMATEQGTIKKTVLSAYSNIRKGGIIAINLSGNDRLIEAKLSEGKNEIIIGTKNGMAVRFNEKDVRNMGRTATGVRGIRLGKNDVVIGMLVIRNATTLMVVTEKGFGKRSEIEDYRLSKRGGKGVITVKTSDRNGKLIAMKEVNDADELVIITTGGMVIRQAVKELRVMGRNTQGVRLIRLNEGDDIADIARVIPEDEGAEE, from the coding sequence ATGACCACAATATTCGAAAAAGTAGTACCCGTAACACTTGAAGAAGAAATGAAATCATCTTACATCGATTATGCTATGAGCGTAATTGTTGCGCGCGCATTGCCCGATGTAAGGGACGGATTAAAGCCTGTTCACCGCCGCGTTCTATTCGGCATGCACGAACTTGGAGTTCCGCACAATAAGCCGTATAAAAAATCCGCACGTATCGTGGGTGAGGTGCTTGGTAAGTATCACCCGCACGGTGACACAGCGGTTTACGATTCAATGGTTCGTATGGTGCAGGATTTTTCCTTGCGTTATCCGCTTGTAGACGGACAGGGAAATTTTGGTTCCGTTGACGGCGACTCACCTGCGGCTATGCGTTACACTGAAGCGCGACTTGCGCGAATTGCGGATGAAATGCTGCGCGACCTCGATAAGAACACTGTAAGTTTTGTTCCAAACTTTGATGAATCATTACAAGAGCCGACAGTTCTTCCATCATATTTGCCGAACTTATTGATTAACGGCGCAAGCGGCATTGCTGTCGGTATGGCTACAAATATTCCGCCGCATAATCTTGGCGAAATTATTGACGGACTTGTTGCGATAATTGATAAACCGAAAACAACTGCGGAAGAATTGATAAAGATTGTTAAAGCACCGGATTTTCCAACCGGAGGAATTATTTACGGTTACGAAGGAGTGAAAGAAGCTTTTCTAACCGGACGCGGTAGAATAGTCATCCGCGCAAAAGCTAATATTGAAACTCTCAAGAATGATAGAGAAAATATTATCATCACGGAAATTCCGTATCAAGTTAATAAAGCCTCTCTAATTGAAAAGATTGCAGATCTAGTTCGCGAAGGAAAAGTTGAAGGGATCTCAAATATTAGAGATGAATCCGACCGTGACGGAATGAGAATCGTAATTGAATTAAAACGCGACGGGCAGCCGGCAGTTACTCTTAACCAGCTCTTTAAACACACACAGATGCAGGTAACATTCGGTGTGATAATGCTCGCGCTTGTAAACGGTCAGCCGAGAGTTTTAACTCTTCAGCAAATGATGCAGTACTTCCTCGATCACAGAATGGATGTGTTGATCAAACGAACAAAGTTTGATCTTGATGCTGCCGAAAGACGCGCACACATTTTGGAAGGATACATAATTGCTCTTGATAATATTGATGCGGTAATTCAGACGATCAAAAAATCGAGAGATGCCGAGACAGCAAAAACAAGCTTGATGAAGAAGTTCAAGCTTTCCGAAATTCAAGCTAAAGCAATTCTTGATATGAGATTGCAGCGCTTAACCGGACTTGAAAGACAGAAGATAGAAGATGAATATAAAGAAGTGCTCAAGTTCATCGAAAAATTAAAAGGCATTCTGACAAACGAAAAGAGAAGATGGTCAATAATTAGAGAAGAACTTCTTGCCCTAAGAGAAAAATATGCCGATGAGCGGAGAACAAAAATTGAAATGCAGCTGCAGGAGTTCAAACTAGAAGATATTATTGCCGAAGAAGATGTTGTTGTTACAATTTCTCACGCGGGATTTATAAAACGTTTTCCTGTTAGTGGATACCGCAGACAAGGAAGAGGCGGTAAAGGTGTAACCGGAGCCGGAACCCGCGAAGAAGATTTTATTGAGCATATGTTTGTTGCATCAACGCATCACTATATTATGTTCTTTACGGATAAAGGAAAATGTTACTGGCTAAAAGTTCACGAAATTCCGGAAGGCGGACGTGCCACAAAAGGACGTTCGATTCTTAATCTAATTGAAAAAGATAAAGAAGAGAACATCACGGCGTTCGTCTCGGTAAAAGAATTTACTGATGATAAATATATTGTTATGGCGACCGAACAGGGAACAATCAAAAAAACAGTTCTTTCCGCTTACTCAAATATCCGTAAAGGCGGAATAATCGCTATTAATCTTAGCGGCAACGATCGCTTGATCGAAGCAAAATTAAGCGAAGGAAAGAACGAAATTATAATCGGTACAAAAAATGGAATGGCCGTTCGCTTCAACGAAAAAGATGTTCGTAATATGGGCCGTACCGCAACCGGTGTACGTGGTATCAGATTGGGTAAGAATGACGTTGTAATTGGAATGCTGGTTATCCGTAATGCAACAACATTAATGGTTGTTACTGAAAAAGGATTCGGTAAACGTTCCGAGATAGAAGATTACAGATTGTCAAAACGCGGCGGCAAAGGAGTTATAACCGTAAAAACTTCCGATAGAAACGGAAAATTGATTGCGATGAAAGAAGTGAACGATGCCGACGAACTTGTAATCATCACAACGGGAGGAATGGTAATTCGTCAAGCAGTCAAAGAACTCCGTGTAATGGGAAGAAACACACAGGGTGTTCGATTGATCCGCTTGAATGAAGGCGACGACATTGCCGATATCGCCCGCGTAATTCCGGAAGACGAAGGCGCAGAAGAATAA
- a CDS encoding HNH endonuclease has product MDSNKMIELIKKQSPINYNYTTIRMTRSRLEYGLLAIPTAMLDIFPKQSIEIYIYFDSSNILQEKKFIISEKNREARVYGLSEWYRKNNISAGDEILIQAINNKKRVYRFITEKKFIERVKNVQNKFDISKNEDDARTSLLEIAKWNYLEEQETILRELYRLSQELPTNRKERTRVSVKVKENTPPNLKIILEKVYKGHCQVCDFWFLKRDNKPFFEIHHLEPQTGNNPKNLIVVCANCHRQFTYAEVKHFYQEGWLIKVVFNNREHIVNQVKLDKYLTNTYKNVFN; this is encoded by the coding sequence TTGGATTCTAATAAGATGATAGAATTAATAAAAAAACAAAGCCCCATAAATTATAACTATACAACGATCAGAATGACTAGGAGTAGACTTGAGTATGGTCTTCTAGCAATACCAACTGCCATGCTTGATATTTTTCCAAAACAAAGCATTGAGATATACATTTATTTTGATAGCTCTAACATATTACAAGAGAAAAAATTTATTATCTCAGAAAAAAATAGAGAAGCAAGAGTTTATGGTCTTTCGGAGTGGTATAGAAAGAATAATATTTCTGCGGGAGACGAAATTTTAATTCAAGCGATTAATAACAAAAAAAGAGTTTATCGATTCATTACGGAGAAGAAATTTATTGAGCGAGTTAAGAACGTACAAAATAAATTCGATATATCTAAAAACGAAGATGATGCAAGAACGAGTTTATTAGAAATTGCTAAATGGAATTACTTGGAGGAACAAGAAACAATTCTTCGAGAATTGTATAGATTATCACAAGAATTGCCAACGAACAGAAAGGAAAGAACTAGGGTAAGTGTAAAGGTTAAAGAAAACACACCACCTAACTTGAAAATCATTTTAGAAAAAGTTTATAAGGGGCATTGTCAGGTTTGTGACTTTTGGTTTTTGAAAAGAGACAATAAACCTTTCTTTGAAATTCATCACCTAGAACCTCAAACTGGAAACAACCCGAAAAATTTGATAGTAGTTTGTGCAAATTGCCATAGACAATTTACTTATGCTGAAGTAAAACACTTTTATCAAGAGGGTTGGTTAATAAAAGTTGTTTTTAACAATCGAGAGCATATAGTTAACCAAGTAAAACTCGATAAATATTTAACCAATACGTATAAAAATGTTTTCAATTAA
- a CDS encoding magnesium transporter has product MQDKHLYRQLAMEHARKDFTALDKNLTVDQTLKKIREEGVGERIVYFYVVDEEEKLVGVLPTRRLLIGKAEQKLEEIMVKRVAALPSTSTVYDALEFFATYKFLAFPVVDAERKIVGIVDVNLFTDELLEEKDSEEDEIETQNYDSIFETIGFRMSEVKNASPLKAWRIRLPWLFATVTSGTICALLTGMFETTLAESLIIVFFFTLVLGLGESVSIQSMTVTIQALHTSQPSLKWYLKSILRETQTALLLGLSCAAIVSLVVILWKGEIAAAFVIGLSVMAVQLIASVWGLSVPALLHKLKLDPKIAAGPITLALTDICTILFYFGLAKMLL; this is encoded by the coding sequence ATGCAAGACAAACATTTATATCGTCAATTGGCAATGGAACATGCGCGGAAAGATTTTACTGCGCTGGATAAAAATCTTACCGTTGACCAAACGCTGAAGAAGATACGGGAAGAGGGCGTTGGCGAAAGAATAGTTTACTTTTATGTTGTTGATGAAGAGGAAAAACTTGTTGGTGTATTGCCCACAAGAAGACTGCTGATCGGTAAAGCAGAACAGAAATTGGAAGAGATAATGGTTAAGCGTGTTGCAGCGCTGCCGAGCACTTCAACGGTATATGATGCGCTTGAATTTTTTGCAACATATAAATTTTTAGCTTTCCCGGTAGTTGATGCGGAAAGAAAAATTGTCGGTATAGTTGATGTAAATCTTTTTACCGACGAACTGCTTGAAGAGAAAGACTCGGAAGAAGATGAAATAGAAACTCAGAATTACGATTCGATCTTTGAAACAATCGGTTTTCGAATGAGCGAAGTAAAAAACGCTTCGCCGTTAAAAGCTTGGCGCATTAGATTACCGTGGCTCTTTGCCACCGTTACGAGCGGAACAATCTGCGCACTGTTAACGGGAATGTTCGAAACAACGCTGGCGGAAAGTTTAATAATTGTGTTCTTTTTTACTTTGGTGTTGGGACTTGGCGAAAGCGTAAGCATTCAGTCGATGACGGTAACTATACAAGCATTGCATACTTCACAACCGTCGTTGAAGTGGTATCTAAAAAGTATTTTGAGGGAAACGCAGACTGCTTTACTTCTCGGTTTAAGCTGTGCCGCAATTGTTTCTTTGGTGGTTATTTTATGGAAGGGAGAGATTGCCGCAGCGTTTGTAATTGGCTTAAGCGTAATGGCGGTTCAGTTAATTGCTTCGGTCTGGGGATTGAGTGTTCCGGCTCTGCTGCACAAACTGAAACTCGATCCTAAAATTGCAGCCGGACCAATTACGTTAGCGTTGACAGATATTTGTACTATACTCTTTTACTTTGGACTGGCAAAAATGCTATTATAA
- the gyrB gene encoding DNA topoisomerase (ATP-hydrolyzing) subunit B: MAKENGKTNGNSQEEYNAKSINVLKGLEAVRKRPAMYIGDIGARGLHHLISEVVDNSIDEALAGYNDRVVVTIHKDQSVTVEDRGRGIPVDMHPEEKKSALEVVMTVLHAGGKFDKNSYKVSGGLHGVGVSVVNALSEWLIVEVKRDGKIYTQEYRRGIPKYSVKQTGTYKGENTGTKTTFMPDKEIFKTTKFHFDTVAERLRELAYLNKEVTMTLKDEAENQEEVYKFKGGLIDFVKYLDENRTPIHKPIYIEGEKDNTPVEIAFEYSDSYSENVHSYVNNINTIEGGTHLVGFRTALTRTFNNYAYKNGLIKDSNKISLTGDDFKEGLTAVISIKVMEPQFEGQTKTKLGNGEVKSAVETLVGEKLSEFLEENSSIAKKIIDKCMRAAEAREAARKARELVRRKNALDTMHLPGKLADCSINDPEHCEIYIVEGDSAGGSAKMGRDRRFQAILPIKGKILNVEKAKINKILENIEIQAMVSAIGAGIGEEFDHEKARYGKIILMTDADVDGSHIRTLLLTFLYRHMKELITSGKVYIAQPPLYKIKKGKEEHYAFDEEERDKILKRFRAGKEEKILTIEEVEETENGEVQVKGIVISRYKGLGEMNPEQLWSTTMNPETRTVLQVNVESAAAADKVFETLMGDAVEPRRAFIEKHAKYAKLDI, translated from the coding sequence ATGGCGAAAGAGAACGGAAAAACAAACGGCAATTCACAAGAAGAGTACAATGCGAAAAGCATTAACGTTTTAAAAGGTCTTGAAGCGGTTCGAAAACGTCCCGCAATGTATATCGGTGATATCGGCGCACGCGGGCTTCATCATCTTATTAGCGAAGTTGTTGACAACAGCATTGATGAAGCGCTTGCCGGCTATAACGACCGCGTAGTGGTTACAATTCATAAAGATCAAAGCGTCACTGTTGAAGACAGAGGACGTGGAATTCCTGTTGATATGCACCCGGAAGAAAAAAAATCTGCACTTGAAGTTGTTATGACTGTTTTGCACGCCGGGGGAAAGTTCGATAAAAATTCTTATAAAGTTTCAGGCGGTCTTCACGGCGTAGGCGTTTCTGTTGTTAACGCGCTTTCCGAATGGCTGATTGTTGAAGTGAAAAGAGACGGAAAAATTTATACTCAAGAATACAGACGCGGAATTCCTAAATATAGCGTAAAACAAACCGGAACTTACAAGGGTGAAAATACCGGAACCAAGACTACATTCATGCCAGATAAAGAAATTTTTAAAACAACAAAATTTCATTTCGATACCGTTGCCGAAAGACTAAGAGAACTAGCATATCTCAACAAAGAAGTAACGATGACTTTAAAAGACGAAGCGGAAAACCAGGAAGAAGTTTATAAATTCAAAGGCGGACTGATTGACTTCGTGAAATATCTCGATGAAAACCGTACTCCGATTCACAAGCCCATTTACATTGAAGGCGAAAAAGATAACACTCCGGTTGAAATTGCTTTTGAATACAGCGATTCATATTCGGAAAATGTTCACTCGTACGTAAACAACATCAACACAATTGAAGGCGGAACGCATCTCGTCGGATTCAGAACAGCGCTTACAAGAACGTTTAACAATTACGCATATAAAAACGGGCTGATAAAAGACAGCAATAAAATATCTTTGACAGGTGACGACTTCAAAGAAGGATTAACGGCGGTAATTTCAATTAAGGTTATGGAACCGCAGTTCGAAGGCCAAACAAAAACAAAGCTTGGCAACGGAGAAGTTAAGTCAGCCGTGGAAACTCTTGTCGGAGAAAAACTCTCCGAGTTTCTCGAAGAAAACTCTTCAATTGCAAAAAAGATAATTGATAAATGTATGCGGGCGGCAGAAGCGCGCGAGGCGGCACGTAAAGCCCGTGAACTCGTTAGAAGAAAAAACGCGCTTGACACAATGCATCTTCCGGGTAAACTTGCCGATTGTTCAATTAATGATCCCGAACATTGTGAAATATATATTGTTGAAGGTGATTCTGCGGGCGGTTCCGCAAAGATGGGACGCGATAGAAGATTCCAGGCAATCCTTCCAATCAAAGGAAAAATTTTGAACGTTGAGAAAGCAAAGATCAACAAAATTCTTGAGAATATAGAAATTCAAGCTATGGTCTCTGCTATCGGCGCCGGTATTGGCGAAGAGTTCGATCATGAAAAAGCACGGTACGGAAAAATTATTTTGATGACCGATGCCGATGTTGACGGAAGCCACATTAGAACCTTACTTTTAACTTTTCTCTACCGCCACATGAAAGAATTGATCACATCCGGAAAAGTTTATATAGCTCAGCCGCCGTTATACAAAATTAAAAAAGGAAAAGAAGAGCACTATGCTTTTGACGAAGAGGAGAGAGATAAAATTTTAAAACGTTTCAGAGCGGGTAAAGAAGAAAAAATACTCACGATTGAAGAAGTTGAAGAAACCGAAAACGGGGAAGTACAAGTTAAAGGAATTGTTATATCACGTTACAAAGGTCTGGGCGAAATGAACCCGGAACAATTGTGGTCAACAACTATGAACCCGGAAACCAGAACAGTTCTTCAAGTTAATGTGGAAAGCGCTGCCGCGGCAGATAAAGTTTTTGAAACACTTATGGGCGACGCAGTTGAACCGCGCCGTGCGTTTATAGAGAAACACGCTAAGTACGCAAAACTGGATATCTGA
- a CDS encoding DUF721 domain-containing protein, with protein MAQQHMRSSFRTLEDLLKNESEFSNLRESLKNYDIVDEFEKIFPELKIIAQAVRVDKQVLFLRVENSVWKSELNFKKNLIVDKINKHFNQQIIKSIRFL; from the coding sequence ATGGCACAGCAGCATATGCGTAGCAGTTTTAGAACCTTAGAAGACCTACTTAAAAACGAAAGTGAATTTTCGAATTTGCGCGAGTCGCTTAAGAACTACGATATAGTTGATGAGTTTGAAAAAATATTTCCCGAACTGAAAATAATTGCTCAAGCAGTTAGAGTTGATAAACAGGTTCTCTTTTTACGAGTAGAGAACTCTGTTTGGAAAAGTGAACTCAACTTTAAAAAGAATTTAATCGTAGATAAAATAAATAAGCATTTCAACCAGCAAATAATCAAATCAATTAGATTTTTGTAA
- the recF gene encoding DNA replication and repair protein RecF (All proteins in this family for which functions are known are DNA-binding proteins that assist the filamentation of RecA onto DNA for the initiation of recombination or recombinational repair.), with amino-acid sequence MVLKQIELQNFRLHKNTSLNFSDKLNLIVGGNGQGKTSILEAIYYLCTTKNLNLANENDVILFGEQYFDAKGIFSDLTENQTRIFFDTIKNKKNFFLDEKPIFNSSSIIGKFPIVTLIQSDHAITQGAPSERRRFIDSVISQASHTYLEMLLEFNKTLRQRSSLLSQIKESRNINLFSQLEAWTETLITTGSEIIKHRIRFVKEFNLYLHEAYNHIIESAEEPLIIYDSLTEVDEGNAADKFREELAFMREDELRRGTNLVGPHRDDFVFSINGLELKRFGSQGQHKTFQIALRFGQFFFMEEKLGKTPIFLMDDVFGELDTYRAGRISEYLSLIGQAFITMTDLTKTEGLNINAENILIKVNNGTAAYA; translated from the coding sequence ATGGTTCTTAAACAAATCGAATTGCAAAACTTCAGACTGCATAAAAACACATCGCTGAATTTTTCCGATAAGCTGAATTTGATAGTGGGTGGAAATGGGCAGGGCAAAACATCCATCTTAGAGGCAATTTATTATTTGTGTACCACAAAAAATTTAAATCTTGCAAACGAGAATGATGTAATCTTGTTTGGAGAACAATATTTTGACGCAAAAGGAATTTTTTCCGACTTGACTGAAAATCAAACACGAATATTTTTTGACACAATAAAAAACAAGAAAAATTTTTTCCTAGATGAAAAACCGATCTTTAATTCTTCGTCAATCATTGGAAAATTTCCGATTGTTACATTAATACAATCCGACCACGCAATTACTCAAGGCGCGCCATCGGAAAGAAGACGGTTTATAGATTCAGTAATTTCACAGGCTAGCCATACGTATTTAGAAATGCTTCTGGAATTCAATAAAACATTGCGTCAGCGATCATCCCTGCTGTCGCAGATAAAAGAATCTAGAAACATAAATCTGTTTAGTCAGCTTGAAGCATGGACCGAAACGCTCATTACTACCGGATCGGAAATAATTAAGCACCGGATTCGTTTCGTTAAAGAATTTAATTTGTATCTGCACGAAGCATACAATCACATAATTGAAAGCGCAGAGGAACCGTTAATTATTTACGATTCACTTACAGAAGTAGATGAAGGAAATGCCGCGGATAAATTTCGTGAAGAGCTTGCGTTTATGCGCGAAGATGAACTTCGCAGAGGGACAAATCTTGTAGGACCGCACCGGGATGATTTTGTTTTTTCTATAAACGGACTAGAGTTAAAACGTTTCGGCTCTCAAGGACAGCATAAAACTTTTCAGATAGCATTAAGGTTTGGACAATTCTTCTTCATGGAAGAAAAACTCGGTAAGACACCAATTTTTTTAATGGATGATGTGTTTGGCGAACTTGATACTTACCGCGCGGGAAGAATAAGTGAGTATCTTTCTTTAATCGGTCAGGCATTTATAACTATGACCGATCTTACAAAAACGGAAGGACTCAATATAAATGCGGAAAACATTTTAATAAAAGTTAACAATGGCACAGCAGCATATGCGTAG
- the dnaN gene encoding DNA polymerase III subunit beta, protein MEFKVNSKELEKLLSKIIPAVPARTPMPILENFLFEVKDGQLTIYATDLEISLKSSLNIVSEENIKIVIPARLLNDVIRSLKDTTIHFKLLANKKINIVTDMGKYTISYLDADEFPEIPSVDADKNAKDINEVLVNGMELRQAFDKCAFAMSKEEMRPAMMGTLFEFTDDGLRLVTTDGHRLVNILKKNIKAAFNQQYVVPERAVSVLAKILDEKDVKIHLTKTFVSFKLNDIELITRLIAQKYPDYASVIPLENEFQMKVNTKDIHDSIKRMMLFSTSSTRRVKFSISKDALEISAEDLDIGASGEEKVICEYEGDALEIGFNSAYVNDVLSHLNTEEEVIFKLHSPTKAVVIEPVQKKENQDLMMLLMPVRLNT, encoded by the coding sequence ATGGAATTTAAGGTAAACAGTAAAGAACTCGAAAAACTTCTAAGTAAAATAATTCCGGCAGTTCCCGCACGGACGCCAATGCCGATTCTAGAAAACTTTTTATTCGAAGTTAAAGACGGTCAATTAACAATCTATGCAACCGATCTTGAAATTTCTCTGAAGTCCTCCTTAAACATTGTATCCGAAGAAAACATAAAAATAGTAATCCCTGCACGTTTATTAAACGATGTAATCCGTTCATTGAAAGACACAACAATTCATTTCAAACTGTTGGCAAATAAAAAAATTAACATCGTAACCGATATGGGAAAATATACGATCAGTTACTTGGACGCAGACGAGTTTCCGGAAATACCATCGGTTGATGCAGATAAAAATGCAAAAGATATAAATGAAGTTTTGGTTAACGGAATGGAATTACGGCAAGCGTTTGATAAATGCGCCTTTGCAATGAGCAAAGAAGAAATGAGACCGGCTATGATGGGAACACTGTTTGAATTTACAGATGACGGTCTTCGCTTGGTAACCACCGACGGTCACCGCCTTGTAAATATTTTGAAGAAAAATATTAAAGCTGCTTTCAATCAGCAATATGTTGTACCAGAAAGAGCTGTCTCTGTTTTAGCAAAAATACTAGACGAAAAAGATGTTAAAATTCATTTAACAAAAACTTTTGTTTCGTTCAAGTTGAACGACATCGAATTAATAACTCGTCTCATAGCTCAAAAATACCCGGACTACGCAAGCGTTATTCCTTTGGAAAACGAATTTCAGATGAAAGTAAACACAAAAGATATTCATGATTCGATTAAGAGAATGATGCTCTTTTCTACAAGCAGTACACGACGCGTTAAATTTTCTATCTCGAAAGATGCATTAGAAATTTCAGCGGAAGATTTGGATATTGGGGCATCCGGCGAGGAAAAAGTTATATGTGAATATGAAGGAGATGCTCTTGAAATTGGTTTTAATTCCGCTTATGTGAATGATGTTTTGAGTCACTTAAATACAGAAGAAGAAGTCATTTTTAAACTTCATTCACCGACAAAAGCGGTTGTAATAGAGCCGGTTCAGAAAAAAGAAAATCAAGATTTAATGATGCTTTTAATGCCGGTTCGTTTGAATACATAA
- the dnaA gene encoding chromosomal replication initiator protein DnaA: MQNAAMNLQSPSLEKNAKDLWKECLSLIKDNVPFITYNTWFLPIKPFELENTTLKIYVPNNFFIEWIEEHYNTLINKTVSQVLGGEGRLAYVIYEEKEIVEERTREIPSNGSAPAAVQIIKRDYETYLNPRYTFENFIKGEGNQLARAAAMAVGDSPGQTSFNPLFIYGGVGLGKTHLIHAIGNKILEKDQNKRVIYISSDAFTVEFVEAIQSNTLNEFSGFYKSMDALIIDDIQFLVGKEKTQDLFFQIFNTLHQSGKQVILSSDKPPKDLKGLNERLISRFSWGLSADIQPPDFETRVAILKNKSEVYGISLSREIVEYIAQNISSNIRELEGCLIKLLANSSLNSKEIDFELVKKTVREVSTNKQVNISVELITKVVCEYFGIEENKLREKNRKKEVVLARQVAMYLSKQLTKSSLKTIGLHFGGRDHSTVIHSQTTIEQLSLNDPKMKEVLDSLKMKIEISVT, translated from the coding sequence ATGCAAAACGCGGCTATGAATCTTCAAAGTCCCTCTCTGGAAAAAAACGCTAAGGATTTATGGAAGGAGTGCTTAAGTCTTATAAAAGATAATGTTCCTTTTATAACTTACAACACCTGGTTCTTACCAATTAAGCCTTTTGAATTGGAGAACACTACTTTAAAAATTTATGTCCCCAATAATTTTTTTATCGAATGGATTGAAGAACACTACAACACGTTGATCAATAAAACTGTTTCTCAAGTTCTTGGCGGCGAAGGCAGACTTGCTTATGTAATTTATGAAGAAAAAGAAATTGTCGAAGAGCGAACTAGAGAAATACCGAGCAATGGAAGCGCTCCAGCCGCAGTTCAAATTATAAAACGAGATTACGAAACATATCTTAATCCGCGTTATACTTTTGAAAATTTTATAAAGGGCGAGGGAAATCAGCTTGCACGAGCTGCCGCTATGGCGGTGGGCGACAGTCCCGGTCAAACTTCTTTCAATCCATTATTTATATACGGCGGCGTCGGTCTTGGTAAAACACATTTAATTCATGCCATCGGTAATAAAATTTTAGAGAAAGATCAAAACAAGAGAGTGATTTATATTTCTTCGGATGCGTTCACGGTGGAATTTGTTGAAGCTATTCAAAGTAATACATTAAATGAGTTCTCAGGTTTTTACAAAAGCATGGACGCTTTGATAATAGACGATATTCAATTTCTGGTAGGTAAGGAAAAAACACAAGATTTGTTTTTCCAGATTTTTAATACTTTACATCAATCCGGAAAGCAAGTTATTTTATCAAGCGATAAGCCGCCTAAAGATCTAAAAGGGTTAAACGAGCGGTTGATCTCCCGTTTTTCTTGGGGTTTGTCCGCGGATATTCAGCCGCCGGATTTTGAAACGCGCGTCGCCATTCTTAAAAATAAAAGTGAAGTTTATGGAATAAGTCTTTCTAGAGAAATAGTAGAATACATTGCGCAGAATATCTCTTCCAATATACGAGAGCTCGAAGGATGCTTAATAAAACTTTTAGCTAACTCGTCTCTTAATTCAAAAGAGATTGACTTTGAGTTAGTAAAAAAGACTGTGAGAGAAGTGTCTACAAATAAACAGGTAAACATTTCAGTTGAGCTTATAACAAAAGTAGTATGCGAATATTTCGGCATTGAAGAAAATAAGTTGCGTGAAAAAAACCGTAAAAAAGAAGTGGTTCTTGCGCGCCAAGTTGCAATGTATCTTTCGAAACAACTGACAAAATCATCTCTCAAAACTATTGGTTTACATTTTGGAGGAAGGGATCACTCAACGGTAATTCATTCGCAAACAACCATCGAACAATTATCTTTAAATGATCCTAAAATGAAAGAAGTTCTCGATTCACTAAAAATGAAAATTGAAATTAGCGTCACATAA